Genomic segment of Streptomyces zhihengii:
GAGCGCGGCGCGGCCCTCGCCGCCGAGCTGGGCGACCGCGCCCTGTACGTCCGCCTCGACGTCACCGACGAGGCGTCCTGGCAGGCGGCGGTCGCCGCGACCGAGGAGCGCTTCGGCCCGGTGACCGTACTGGTCAACAACGCGGGCGTGCAGAATCCGCCGGCGCCCGTGGAGGCGACCGATCAGCGCGTCTGGAACCGCATCCTCGACATCAACCTCACGGGGACGTTCCTCGGCATCAAGGCCGCGGCCCCCTCCCTGCGACGGGCCGGCGGCGGCGTGATCGTCAACATCGCCTCGACGTCGGGCATCGTCGGCACCGCCCATTACGCCCCGTACGTGACCAGCAAGTGGGGCGTGCGCGGCCTGACCAGGACCGCGGCGCTGGAGTTGGGGCGCGACGGCATCCGCGTCAACGCCATCCACCCGGGAGTGATCGCCACCCCCTTCATCACCGAGCCCGCCGCCGGGAGCGAGGCGCCCATCGCGGACTTCTACTCCCCCGAGCCGTTCGCGATCCCGCGGCTCGGTGAGCCCGCCGACATCACCCGGGCCCTGCTCTACCTCAGCTCGTCCGAGGCGTCCTTCGTGACCGGGGCGGAGTTCGTGGTCGACGGCGGCCTGCTGCTCGGCCCCGCGCTCCAGCAGGAGGCGGCCGCCTGACCTGTCGCCGGGTACGCGGGCGCAGCGCCCGCACGCGCCCCGCGCGTCAGGCGGACGTCCGGCCCGTGCGCTGCGGCCGGGCTCAGACCACCGGCGGACGGCCCAGGCGGGCCATCAGCCACACGGTGCTCCAGCGCATCGGCCGCCGCTCCCCGCAGGGGGTGCGGACGCCCTCGGCGAAGCCGCCGAACCAGGCGCGCAGGCCCGAGCCCGACCGGGTGCGGGCCAGGGTCAGGGCGGTCCACGACCCGAGGTAGAGCGGCACCAGCAGCGCCGGGAGGTTCCGCTTGGCCAGCCAGACCCGGTTGCGGGCCGTCATCCGGTAGTAGACGCCGTGCCGGGTGGGCGCGGTCCGCGGGTGCTGGAGCACCAGCTCGGGGGCGTAGAGGATCTTCCAGCCGTCGTCCAGCGCACGCCAGGCGAGGTCCGTCTCCTCGTGGGTGAAGAAGAAGTCGTCCGGCCAGCCGCCGACCCGCTCCAGCATCCGCATCGACAGCGCGTGCCCGCCGCCGAGGAAGGTGGTGACCTGGCCGCCCCGCATCGGGTCGGTCCTGCCGATCCGGGGGACGTGCCGGCGCTGGGTGAACCCGGTCTCGTCGGCGATGCGGAAGCTGACGATGCCGAGCTCCGGGTCGGCGTCGTACATCGCCGAGACCCGGCTGAAGACGTCGGGCTCGATCAGCAGCCCGTCGTCGTCGAGGTCCACCAGGACGTCGACGTCGCCGAACTCGCGCAACCGCTCCATGGCGACGTTGCGCCCGCCGGCCACCCCCAGGTTCTCCGGGAGTTCCACTCCCGTGACGCCCGGGGGCAGTTCGGAGAGCGCGGCACCGTTGGAGACGACGACGATCCGGGTGGCGGGCAGGTCCTGCGCGGCCACCGAGTCGAGCAGCGCCCCCAGTTCGGCCGGGCGGGTACCCATCGTCAGTACGGCCACACCCACACGCGCTCGGGACACGTCCACATCTCCATCTGTCGCCGGTCGTGACCCGCGCTGTCGCCGGTCGTGACCCGCGAGCTTAACGGGATCCGTCCGGCGGATGTACGGAGGCGGTCGCGGGAGGGCGGGGTGAGACCGCTGTCACCCGGAGGCGGGGTCAGTCCGCGGTCCCGGGCTTGACGCCCCACACGTAGACACTGTCCTCGACGTCGAGCAGGTCCCAGAGCGTCGCGGCGTCGTCCACGGCGAGGTTCACACAGCCCGCGGAGCCGCCGCCGTCGTACAGGTCACCGGGTCTGCCGTGAATCGCCTGGCCGCCGTCGAAGAACTGCGCGTACGGCATCGGTGCGTCGTCGTAGAGGGTGGAGACGTGGTCGCGGCTGCGCCAGTAGATCTCGTGCATGCCGGGGCGGGTCTCCTGCGCGTCCCGTCCGGTGCGGATCGGCACGGGCCCGAAGTCGACCGTGTCCCCCGACTGCACCCAGAGCAGCTGACGGTCCATGTCGACGCAGGTCACACGATAGGTGCGGACCGGGCAGCGGCCCGCGGCGTTCGGGTCGGGCGACGCCTCCACGGCGACCATCGTGCGGTAGGTGGCCAGGTCGGCGAAGCCGTCCCGGCGCGGCGTGCCGTGCTCGGTCTGGAAGGCGCGCACCGCCCGGCAGTCGGCCTCCGACTGCCGCCCGTCCACGGTCAGCCCGAGATGCCGCTCCATCTGGCGCTGGTAGGGGCCGGCGGCGGCGGTGCACGGGGTGTCAGCGGCCGGCGCCGCCGCGGCGGCGCCGGGGCGAACGCGCAGACGAGTACGGCGAGGGCCGCGGGGACTCCGGCGGAGCGGGCGGGGCGCATGCGAGGACCTCCAGGGTGCGCGGACTGGTCCCGAGTGGAACAGCGCACCCGCCCGGCCGACCACTGCTGGTCGGCCGGGCGGGTGATCCGCGTCACCGCGGCGACCGCATCCTCGCCGCGGCGAGGATGCCGGACACGTCGGCGGCATCGGCCGCGTGGGAGGCGCCGGAGGCTTCGGAGGCTTCGAAAGCGTCAGACGCGCGAGGCTTCGCGGGAACGGTCCGTGCCTCCCTTGCAGTTCTTGCCCTTGCAGGGCTCGCCGCGCTCGTTGTCGAGTTCGACGGTGACGCCCCGGTCGCTGTTCTCCTCGGTCACCTCGTACGGGCCGGTGACGGGGTTGCCGGGGAGGACGTAGCCCTCCGGCACCGCGGTCTCGACGAGGTAGTACTCACCGAGCGGCAGGTCGCCGAAGACGCACCGTCCCGCCTCGTCGGTGGAGCAGCCCGCGTCGGCGCGGGTGTCGGGGTCCGTGCCGGTCCGCTGCAGTCCGTCGACACCGTTCGTCTCGCGCCACAGCTCGAAGACGGCCCCGGCCAGCAGGGCGCCGTTCTTGGCGTCCGACTTCACCACGGTGAGCGAACCCGTGGCCGGGGGCTCGGGCGTGCGGGTGTTCTCGACCTCGGCCTGGACACCGGTACCGGCGTTCTGCGCCGTCAGCACCAGGGGACCGAAGACGTTCGGGTCCGGCAGCGGGTAGCCACTGGGGGCTTCCGTCTCACGCCAGTAGTACGTCCCCGCCAGGACCAGCCGGGAGCAGATCCCGGATGCGGGGGTCGCGCAGGTCGTGACCAGCGTGTCCGGGTCCGTCCCGCCGGTCTGCAGACCCGTGACGTCGTTCGTCTCGCGCCACAGCTCGAACTCCGCACCCGCCAACGGCTCACCCGACTCCGCGTCCGTCTTCAGCACCCGCACCTGACCCGTCGTCGGCGGCAGGGGGGACTGCGTGTTCACGGCCTCCACCTGGACACCGGAATCCGCGTTGTCGCTGTTCAGCTCCACCGGACCGAAGACGTTCGGGTCGGGCAGCCGGTAACCGTCGGGCGCCTCCGTCTCACGCCAGTAGTACGTGCCCGTCGTCGTGGTGGCCGAGCACACCCCCGTGGCCGGCGTCGTGCAGGTCGTGACCAGCGTGTCCGGGTCCGTCCCGCCGGTCTGCAGACCCGTGACGTCGTTCGTCTCGCGCCACAGCTCGAACTCCGCACCCGCCAACGGCTCACCCGACTCCGCGTCCGTCTTCAGCACCCGCACCTGACCCGTCGTCGGAGGCAGGGGGGACTGCGTGTTCACGGCCTCCACCTGGACACCGGAATCCGCGTTGTCGCTGTTCAGCTCCACCGGACCGAAGACGTTCGGGTCCGGCAGCCGGTAACCGTCGGGCGCCTCCGTCTCACGCCAGTAGTACGTGCCCGTCGTCGTGGTGGCCGAGCACACCCCCGTGGCCGGCGTCGTGCAGGTCGTGACCAGCGTGTCCGGGTCCGTCCCGCCGGTCTGCAGACCCGTGACGTCGTTCGTCTCGCGCCACAGCTCGAACTCCGCACCCGCCAACGGCTCACCCGACTCCGCGTCCGTCTTCAGCACCCGCACCTGACCCGTCGTCGGCGGCGGCGTGTCGCAGTCGGGAAGGTCCCCGTCGAAGGGGTAGGCGTGGAACTCCTGGCCGCCCCCGCCGCCGGCCGGGCTCGTGTGGGTGAGCGAACCGGTGGTGAAGAAGCGTCCGTTGATCCCCGGGAGACTCACCGTGGTCAGGGAGGACTGCTCCCCCATCAGGAAACTGCCCTGGAACTGTCCGGTGCCCGTCAATTCGACGGTCGTCGCGTCGGGGTAGTTCCACAGAAGCCTCTCGCGGTAGGCGTTCAGCGGGTCGGTGGCATCGTCGATGCCACCGCTGTACGTGTTCAGGACCCGGTCCGTCCCGAAGACGTTGACCAGGACGGTCGCGTCGGCCGGGATCCCGGCGAAGACGACGCCCTGCTGGCCTCCTCCGGCCGCGACCATGTCGAAGTCGACGTTGAAGACCTGCAGAGCGGACGTCCCGTCACCGGTGAACAGTGTCTGGGAGCCCTGGTTGACCGCGGTGCCGGTCGGCGTCCGGCGCTGCCCGTCCACCCTCGCGTAGCACCGGCTGGCCGCGGTGAGTTCGTCGCGCAGCCCTGCGTACGGGTCGACGGCGTCCGGGTCGGGCTGCGGTTCGCCGGTGATCGTTCCGGAGAGGGTGCCCGCGTACCGCACGATCCCGCGCTCGCCGTCCAGACCCCCGGTGGTGTCCAGCGTCTGGCCGGGGGCGACGGTGACGTCTCCGCCCGTCGTCAGGAAGGGCGTGTCGACGGAGGGCGGCACACGCGATCCGACCCCCGCGATGCCGAGGTTGTAGTTGCCCCCGGCCGCGGTGTCCTTGTTCTGGTCGAAGGCGTCGAGCACGACGACCCGGCCCTCGGCCTCCGCCGCACGGCCACGCACCAGGAAGTCGTCGCCCACGAAGATGTTGATCCCGTCGTCCCGGCCCGCGAACGGACCGTTGCCGAT
This window contains:
- a CDS encoding SDR family NAD(P)-dependent oxidoreductase, whose amino-acid sequence is MGRFDNQTVLVTGGTGGQGASHVRAYHAEGARVVIADIAEERGAALAAELGDRALYVRLDVTDEASWQAAVAATEERFGPVTVLVNNAGVQNPPAPVEATDQRVWNRILDINLTGTFLGIKAAAPSLRRAGGGVIVNIASTSGIVGTAHYAPYVTSKWGVRGLTRTAALELGRDGIRVNAIHPGVIATPFITEPAAGSEAPIADFYSPEPFAIPRLGEPADITRALLYLSSSEASFVTGAEFVVDGGLLLGPALQQEAAA
- a CDS encoding SpaA isopeptide-forming pilin-related protein, with the translated sequence MYSLAKRLSALRKRALSSGAACAVLATVVPVLTIGPGAAPAQAAPLPGGLGPCVPGSCPDPFPGIGNGPFAGRDDGINIFVGDDFLVRGRAAEAEGRVVVLDAFDQNKDTAAGGNYNLGIAGVGSRVPPSVDTPFLTTGGDVTVAPGQTLDTTGGLDGERGIVRYAGTLSGTITGEPQPDPDAVDPYAGLRDELTAASRCYARVDGQRRTPTGTAVNQGSQTLFTGDGTSALQVFNVDFDMVAAGGGQQGVVFAGIPADATVLVNVFGTDRVLNTYSGGIDDATDPLNAYRERLLWNYPDATTVELTGTGQFQGSFLMGEQSSLTTVSLPGINGRFFTTGSLTHTSPAGGGGGQEFHAYPFDGDLPDCDTPPPTTGQVRVLKTDAESGEPLAGAEFELWRETNDVTGLQTGGTDPDTLVTTCTTPATGVCSATTTTGTYYWRETEAPDGYRLPDPNVFGPVELNSDNADSGVQVEAVNTQSPLPPTTGQVRVLKTDAESGEPLAGAEFELWRETNDVTGLQTGGTDPDTLVTTCTTPATGVCSATTTTGTYYWRETEAPDGYRLPDPNVFGPVELNSDNADSGVQVEAVNTQSPLPPTTGQVRVLKTDAESGEPLAGAEFELWRETNDVTGLQTGGTDPDTLVTTCATPASGICSRLVLAGTYYWRETEAPSGYPLPDPNVFGPLVLTAQNAGTGVQAEVENTRTPEPPATGSLTVVKSDAKNGALLAGAVFELWRETNGVDGLQRTGTDPDTRADAGCSTDEAGRCVFGDLPLGEYYLVETAVPEGYVLPGNPVTGPYEVTEENSDRGVTVELDNERGEPCKGKNCKGGTDRSREASRV
- a CDS encoding L,D-transpeptidase — translated: MERHLGLTVDGRQSEADCRAVRAFQTEHGTPRRDGFADLATYRTMVAVEASPDPNAAGRCPVRTYRVTCVDMDRQLLWVQSGDTVDFGPVPIRTGRDAQETRPGMHEIYWRSRDHVSTLYDDAPMPYAQFFDGGQAIHGRPGDLYDGGGSAGCVNLAVDDAATLWDLLDVEDSVYVWGVKPGTAD
- a CDS encoding glycosyltransferase family 2 protein, with translation MSRARVGVAVLTMGTRPAELGALLDSVAAQDLPATRIVVVSNGAALSELPPGVTGVELPENLGVAGGRNVAMERLREFGDVDVLVDLDDDGLLIEPDVFSRVSAMYDADPELGIVSFRIADETGFTQRRHVPRIGRTDPMRGGQVTTFLGGGHALSMRMLERVGGWPDDFFFTHEETDLAWRALDDGWKILYAPELVLQHPRTAPTRHGVYYRMTARNRVWLAKRNLPALLVPLYLGSWTALTLARTRSGSGLRAWFGGFAEGVRTPCGERRPMRWSTVWLMARLGRPPVV